The proteins below come from a single Necator americanus strain Aroian chromosome V, whole genome shotgun sequence genomic window:
- a CDS encoding hypothetical protein (NECATOR_CHRV.G20730.T2): MDLEFEMLMKCDDEDEPLCVAKTPIRTRMCYLRKVYFTLSIQQFIIASASFILFMTPGVRPFVQHYTSTTCTTALALIVSFFCLRHAANHAPRLAGLSFFLFTLVLALTCAVATTYFGTEMVYTDGFRCNAQRLRSAQARPACDSSRTHSDESQAGVRKRCALQQKSS; this comes from the exons ATGGATCTTGAGTTTGAG ATGCTAATGAAATGTGACGATGAGGACGAGCCGCTTTGTGTGGCGAAAACTCCAATTCGTACTAGAATGTGCTATCTTCGGAAGGTCTACTTCACATTATCCATTCAACAATTCATTATAGCTAGCG CCTCGTTCATACTTTTCATGACACCTGGTGTTCGTCCATTTGTACAGCACTACACTTCAACCACGTGTACAACGGCACTTGCTTTGATCGTTAG CTTCTTCTGTCTACGACACGCCGCCAACCATGCACCTAGACTTGCTGGgctgtctttctttttatttactctCGTCCTGGCGCTAACTTGTGCAG TGGCGACTACTTATTTTGGCACTGAAATGGTCTACACT gACGGCTTtcgttgcaatgcgcaacgtttgcgctccgCCCAAGCCCgtcccgcctgcgattcgtcgagaacccattcggacgaatcgcaggcgggagtgcgcaaacgttgcgcattgcaacagaagtcgTCATAG
- a CDS encoding hypothetical protein (NECATOR_CHRV.G20730.T1): MLLASFILFMTPGVRPFVQHYTSTTCTTALALIVSFFCLRHAANHAPRLAGLSFFLFTLVLALTCAVATTYFGTEMVYTVCSMNGFVFLIHTVYCIQTLRSLHFIPSAIFTVFLVLTQAWFLELFLMFINFDYLSHVLLSTATCVYVHWNIGYFSQILTCKETVLACVSVFISFPKLY, translated from the exons ATGTTACtag CCTCGTTCATACTTTTCATGACACCTGGTGTTCGTCCATTTGTACAGCACTACACTTCAACCACGTGTACAACGGCACTTGCTTTGATCGTTAG CTTCTTCTGTCTACGACACGCCGCCAACCATGCACCTAGACTTGCTGGgctgtctttctttttatttactctCGTCCTGGCGCTAACTTGTGCAG TGGCGACTACTTATTTTGGCACTGAAATGGTCTACACTGTGTGTTCAATGAATGGTTTTGTATTCCTGATTCACACCGTTTACTGTATCCAGACTCTGCGCTCATTACATTTTATACCATCGGcaatttttacagtttttctaGTACTTACACAAGCTTGGTTTTTAGAGctatttttaatgtttattaaTTTTGACTACCTATCTCACGTATTATTGTCTACCGCAACCTGTGTTTACGTGCACTGGAATATAGGCTATTTCTCGCAAATACTTACATGTAAGGAAACCGTCCTCGCTTGTGTTAGTGTATTTAtatcttttccaaaattatATTGA
- a CDS encoding hypothetical protein (NECATOR_CHRV.G20731.T1), with protein sequence MSITQEQPRAIIFYEWHAAAAAAHNINRRLSEGTTTGTGRIAKRWCARFASGDTDFEDNPGQSPPGPRLQQSAISMDPSHLDGWHSVYPGIHLRPHQKKFLDLTAPYS encoded by the coding sequence ATGTCAATTACGCAAGAGCAACCTCGGGCTatcatcttctatgaatgGCATGCAGCAGCGGCAGCAGCCCACAACATCAACAGAAGATTGAGCGAAGGCACCACTACTGGCACTGGCAGAATTGCCAAGCGCTGGTGCGCTCGCTTCGCAAGCGGGGACACCGACTTCGAAGACAACCCCGGTCAGTCGCCTCCAGGTCCTCGGCTACAGCAAAGTGCTATCTCGATGGATCCCTCGCACCTTGACGGATGGCATTCAGTTTACCCGGGTATTCATCTTCGCCCGCATCAAAAGAAGTTTCTCGATCTTACAGCCCCATATAGCTAA